Sequence from the Gemmatimonadaceae bacterium genome:
CCGAAGGCCGTGTGGAGTGCGATCTCGAGCGCGAAGAATGCCCTGGTGAGTCCGTCGGAGTACGCCCGGACCGCGCGCGATACCTTCGCGACGGCCGTGGCCGGCGTCTACACCGATCTCGAGCAGGCCCTGCAGCAAGCCAACGCCGTCACGTTCGACGATCTGCTCGTGCTGCCGGTGCGCGCGCTCGAGACCGACGAGCATCTGCGCGGACACTATCAGCGGCGCTTCCGCTACATCCTGGTGGACGAGTATCAGGATACCAACGCGGCACAGTATCGCTTCGTGCAGCTGATGGGCGGGATGTACCGCAACGTCATGGTGGTCGGTGACGACGACCAGTCGATCTACGGCTGGCGCGGTGCCGACATCCGCAACATCCTCGATTTCGAGCGCGATTTCCCCGGGGCCCGTATCGTGCGCCTCGAGGAGAACTATCGCTCCACGCCGAACGTGCTGGCGTTGGCCAATGCGGTCATCGCCGAAAACACCGAGCGGCGCGGCAAGACGCTCCGCGCCACGCGCCCCGCGGGAGAACCGGTCACTATCGTCGAGGCGCTCGACGAGCGCGACGAAGCCGATTTCATCGCCGACACGATCCTCACGTGTCTCGCCAAGTCCGATCTCGCGCGGCGTGACTGTGCGGTGCTCTATCGCACCAATGCGCAGTCGCGCGCCATCGAAGATGCCTTCCGTCGCCGCAACATCCCGTATCGGCTCGTCGGCGCGGTGCGCTTCTACGATCGCCGGGAAATCCGCGATCTCATGGCCTACCTCAAGCTCGTCGCCAATCCGGCCGACGATGAGGCGTTCCGTCGGGCGGTAAACGTCCCGAAGCGCGGCCTTGGCGAGGCTACGATCGCGCTGCTGGCCGAGCGCGCGCAGGCTGAGGGGCAGTCGATGCTCACCATGGCCTCCCGCACCGACGTGCTGGCCGAGATGCGCCCCGCCGCCCGCACGGCGCTCGGCGATTTCGTGGGGCTCGTGCAGCGCCTGCGGACCGCCGCCGTCGACGCCGCGGTGGACGAGCTGTTGCGCGATCTCGTCGAAGCCACGCGCTACGCCGAGCATCTGCGCGCGGAAGGACCGGAAGGCATTGAACGCCTCGAGAACGTGCGCGAAATGATCGCCGGCGCCGCCGAAGTGGTGGCGGATGAAGGCGGTGAAGTGGGGCTGACGCCCCTCGATCACTTCCTGCAGTCGTCCACGCTCGTCGCCGGCGTCGACAAGCTCGACCCCAACGCCGATGCGGTGGTCTGCATGACCATGCACAACGCCAAGGGGCTTGAGTTCCCGCTGGTGTTCGTCTCCGGTCTCGAAGACGGGCTCTTTCCGCTCATGCGCGCCTCCGAAGATCCGAGTCAGCTCGAGGAAGAGCGCCGCCTCTTTTACGTGGGGATCACGCGCGCCGAAGAGAAGCTCTACATCACCAGCGCCGAGCAGCGTCGCCGCAATGGCGAACTCATGATCTCGATGCCGTCGCGGTTCCTGAAGGGCATCCTGCCGTCGCTCGCCGAACGGGGCAAAACGGCGCGCGCGAAGGCTGAGGGGCGCGGGGCCTTCGGTGGTGGGTATGGCGGCGGCTACGGCGGTGGCTACGGAAGCCGTCGCGACGATGACAGCAGCTGGGGCAAGAGCTCGTGGAGCGGCGGGAGTCGCACCGGCGGCGGTGCTGGCAGCGCCGGCAAGCGTCCTGCCGGCAACTACGGTTCGGCGGGTTACGGCAGCAGTGCCGGTCGCGATATCCCCTTCGGCAAGGCTCCGGTGGGCGGCTTCAGCAAGCCGAACCGGCGCGAGGAGGTGCCATCGCCGGAGGACGAGTCGCAGGATGCGCCAGCGTTCCGTCCGGGCGAGCGCGTGAAGCACGCGAAGTTCGGCACCGGCACCATCGCCGAACTCACCGGGAGCGGGCGCGACCTCAAGGTGCGCATCGATTTCGATGATGAAGAGATCGGGCGCAAGACGCTGGTCTTGGCGCAGGCGAAGCTTGAACGAGGATGGGACTGATGTCGGTTACGCCGGATGATGTGCGTCACGTCGCCGCCCTGGCGCGGCTTGGGCTCGACGAAGCCCACCTGCCAGCACTGGTGCGTGAGTTGAACGGCATTCTGGGGCACATGGATGTGCTCCAGCGCGTGGACATCAGCGGAGTCCCGCTGACGCCGCCCGATGCCGCCGCACCGCTGCGAGACGACGCCAGCGCCCCCATGCCCCTCGCGCGAGCCCGCGAGGCGTTCGCCCCGGCCGCCCGCGATGGGTTCTTCCTCGTGCCCCGCCTGGCCACGCACGGCGACCTTGGCGCCTCGGAGGACGCGTGAGCCTCGAGCATCTCGCGCGCCACACGCTGGCCGATGCGTGGGCGCGGTACGACGCCGTGCAGGCCGGCCCCGATGGGCTGAACGCCTTCCTGGCCGTCGATCGCACCGGCGAACACGCGGCGGGGCGCACCGCGGCAGTGGGCCCGCTCGCGGGCGTACCGGTGGCGGTGAAGGACAATCTCGCGACGCATGGATTGCCCACGACCTGCGGCTCGCGGGTGCTCGAAGGGTACGTCAGTCCATTCGAGGCCACGGCGGTGCGCAAGCTCCGTGAGGCCGGTGCGGTCATCATCGGCAAGACCAATCTCGATGAATTCGCGATGGGGTCGTCCACCGAGAACAGCGCCTACGGCCCCACGCGGAATCCGATCGACCCCACGCGCGTTCCCGGGGGCTCGAGTGGCGGGTCCGCCGTCGCGGTGGCGAGTGGGGTCGTGCGCATCGCGCTCGGTTCCGAAACCGGTGGCTCGGTGCGGCAGCCGGCGGCATTCTGCGGGATCGTCGGCATCAAGCCGACCTACGGTCGCGTGAGTCGCTACGGGCTCGTGGCGTACGCGTCGTCGCTCGATCACGTGGGCGTGTTTGGCGCGACCGTGGCCGAAGCGGCGCTCGGGCTCGAGGTGATTGCCGGGCACGATCCGTTCGACAGCACCAGCGCCAATCGCGATGTGCCGGCCATGCAACCGCGCCTCGAGGGCGACCGCCCGCTCGCTGGGCTCGTGATCGGCAAGCCCGTCGAGTATTTCCCTGCCTCACTCGATGCGCGCATCGCCGCCCAGTGCGAACGGGCGCTCGATCACTATCGGGCGCTGGGGGCGGAAGTCCGCGAGGTCTCGCTCCCCAGCACCGACTTCGCCATCCCCGTCTACTACATCCTCGCGCCGGCGGAGGCGTCGAGCAATCTCGCGCGCTACGATGGCGTGCGATACGGCGTGCGCGGGCACGGCCACGACCTCCGCAGCATGTACGAGGCGACGCGTTCGCACGGCTTTGGCAGCGAGGTCACCCGCCGCATTCTGTTGGGCACCTATGTCTTGAGCGCGGGCTACTACGACGCGTACTATCGCCGCGCGCAGGCCGTCCGCTCGCTCATCACGCAGGAGTTCGCGGAGGTCTTTGCCAGCGGCGTGGATGTGTTGTTCACACCGACCGCGCCCTCGCCGGCCTTTCGCATCGGGGAGGTCTCCGATCCCTACGAGATGTACCTGAGCGACATCTTCACCGTCACCGCGAACCTGGCCGGTATTCCCGCCATGTCGCTCCCGATCGGGCGACTCGATGGCCTGCCGGTGGGCGGGCAGCTCATGGCGCCCCACTTCGCCGAACCGACCATGTTGCGGGTGGCCGCCGCCCTCGAACAGGCTCTCGGCGCGGAGGCGCACCAGTGAGCGCAACCACCTGGGAGCTGGTGATCGGGCTCGAAGTGCATTGCCAGCTCAAGACGCGCAGCAAGATCTTCTGCGGGTGCGCCACCTCGTTCGGTGACGCCCCCAATGCCAACACGTGCCCGGTCTGCCTCGGGCTCCCCGGCGCGCTGCCGGTGCTCAACGCCCATGCGGTCGAGTTGGCGACCCGCGCCTCGCTTGCGCTGGGGTGCACGGTGCACGAGGCCTCGGTCTTCGCGCGCAAGAACTACTTCTATCCCGATCTCCCCAAGGGCTATCAGATCTCGCAGTTCGATCGCCCGCTCGCGACCGATGGGCAGGTCGTGATCGGCACGCGCCCCGATGGCACGCCGCACGCGATTCGCGTGCATCGGGTGCACATGGAAGAGGACGCCGGCAAGTCGGTGCACGATCGCTTCGCCGACTGGTCGGCCATCGATCTCAATCGGGCCGGGACTCCGCTCGTCGAAATCGTCTCCGAGCCGGATATTCGCTCGGCCGCCGAGGCCGGCGCGTACGCGCGACGCATGAAGCAGATTCTCGAGTACGCCGAGGTGTCCGACGCGAACATGGAAGAAGGGTCGTTGCGCGTGGACGTGAACATCTCGATCCGGCCGCACGGCAGCGAGACGCTTGGCACCAAGACCGAGATCAAGAACGTGAATTCGTTCTCGGCGGTCGAGAAGGCGGTGGAGATCGAGTTTGCGCGTCAGGTCGCGGTGCTGGAGGCGGGTGGCACCATCGAGCAGCAGACCATGCTGTACGATGACAAGCGCAATCAGGTGCGCCCGGCGCGCAGCAAGGAAGGCAGCCACGATTATCGCTATTTCCCGGAACCCGACCTGCCGCCGCTGCGGCTCACCCCTGCGTACATCGCGGCGCAGCAGGCGGCACTTCCGGAGCTGCCGAACGCCAAGCGCGCGCGCTTTGCGTCCCAGTACGGCCTGGGCGACGCGGAGATCGAGCAGCTCGTGGCGTCGCGGGCGCTGGCCGATCGTTACGAGGCCATGGTGGCCGCGAGTGGCGATCCGCGACGGGCGGCGAACTGGCTGCTCGGTACCGTGCTCGCGGCGGTGAACGCGAGCGGCGTGGCCCTCGAGGCCCACCCCGTGAGCGTGGCGCGCCTTGGCGCGCTCATCAAGCTCGAGGCCGCGGGGGACGTCTCGAACACCGCCGCGCGTCAGCTCTTCACGATGCTCGAGCAGGAAGACGCCGAGCCGCTGGAGCTGGCCAAGCGGGCCGGCCTGCTGCAGGTGAAGGATGACAGTGCCCTGATCCAGTGGATCGAGGCGGTCCTGGCGGAGCACCCCGCCGAAGCCGCCCGCTTTCTGGGCGGCGAGAAGAAGCTGCAGGGCGTGCTGGTGGGCCTGGTGATGAAGAAGTCGGGCGGCGCGGCGGACCCCAAGAAGGTCAATCAGTTGCTCGCATCACGCGCGGGGTAGGCGCGGCAGGAACAGCGGGGTGTCGAGCGAGGCCGCGTGGGTGAGCGGCGTGCTCGGCATACCGAACATCCGATCGGCCTCGAGCGCCGCACGCACATCGCCGCCCTGGCGACGGGCGGTGCGGCGCACCTTCTTGGCCTGACGCAGCGGCTCATCGCCTGAGGGATCGAAGCGGAACGGCTCACTGCGATCCCACTGCTGAAACAGGTCCACGATGTAGTCGAAGGAGCGCGCGAGATACCGGCCCACTTCGGCGTCGCTCAGGTCCCAGCGACTGTTTTCCGAGATGAGCTGGAAGATGCGCTGCCACGACTCGGTGTCCGTCACGTACACCATGCCGCGGAAGATGCGGCGATTGGTCGGTGTGCCGAACAACGTCGGGCTCAGAATGCGATCGAGATGCTGGTCGGCCGCCGAGTGATCGAGAAAGAGCAGCTCACGCGCCTTGCGTGGCCACGGTTCCCCGAGGTGCGTATCGATGCGGCTTTCCCAGTAGCTGTGCCCGAGCGCCGTCGTACTGGACGTGACCGCGAGCTGCCGGGGCACGTAGAAGTTGTGCGCCACGACATCGGCGGCGAGATGCGAGAGATAGCCGAGCGCGAACGCACGCAAATGCGGCGGCTCGGCGTCGTCGTGAATCTCGAGGCCGACGCGCCACGAATGACAATGGCGGCCCACTTCGGCGTACTTCTTGGCAATGCTGGTGTCGGCCGCAATGGAGCCGTAGAGAAAGTCGGCGGGAAAGGCCGCCAACAGCTCCGCGATCTGCCCGGGCAGCAGCGTCAGGTGGCGCAGGATCGCTTCACCGAGGAACACATGGGTGCCGGGCGTCCACGCCCATGCGCTGCGGGGCAGCAGCACGACACCCACGCAGGCCGTCAGGAGCGACAGCCACCACGGCCATCGGCGAGCGTCAGTCGGTGACGTCATCCGCCGCGGCGGGATCGTCCAACCGATCGTCAGCCCCGTCGGGGCGGGGCCGTTCGCGCCGTCGGCGGCGCCGCACCCCGCGTCGCACTCCCAGCAGCCCCGCGGCGAGCGCCTGTGCGCCCACCCGTACGCCGCGCACCGCCGCCGCCGTCGTGAGCACCGTGTCCTCGAGCTCGTCCTGCAGCACATCGAGCACGGCATTCACTTCGTCCACCCGCTGGGCGGTGGTCTCGGCGGCATCGAGCAGCTGGTCCGACACGGCGCCCACGCCATCGCTCAGGCGCTCCACATCGCGACGGACCGTCTGCACCATGGAGCGGGCATCGCCGACCATGGCGTTGGCCTGGTCGAGCATCGGTTTGGCGTCGGCGGCGAGGCGGTCGGCGGTGTCGGTCAGCCGGCGGATCCCCGCGCGCATGGCGGTGAAGAGCAGGATGAGCGCGATCATCGCCGCCACCGCCAGCACCAGCACGATCAGCTGCAGAATCCCGTTGGTCCACTCGAGCAGCCCGCGCTCGGGGATCGTGCGGGCGATGATCGTGTCCGGACGGGTGGCCGCCTGCAGGAGCAGGGACGCCAGAGGACTCGCGAGGGCCATGTGGGGTGATCTAAGGGTTCGTCAGGCTCGTGTCCATGCCATCGGGCGACTAAGCTTCCAAGCCTGACCGCACCTTAACTCAGCCCGCATCGCATGTCCGCCGTTCAGTTCGTCGTCGAGGGAGGCCAGCGCCTGCACGGATCCATCCGTCCGGCTGGCAACAAGAATGCCGCGTTGCCCATCGTGGCCGCCGCCCTGCTCACCGATCAACCGGTGCAGCTGCGCAACGTCCCGCGCATTCGCGACATCGAGACGCTCGTCGAGCTGGTGCGCACGACCGGCGCGTCGTGCGAGTGGACGGGGACCAACGAGCTGCGCATTCACGCGCGGGACGTCCAGGCCGCGGATCTCGACCCGGTCCTCTGTGCGCGGATCCGGGCGTCCATCCTGCTGGCGGCCCCGCTCCTCGCCCGGTGCGGCACGGTCACGCTGTCGCCGCCGGGCGGCGACGTCATTGGTCGGCGTCGGCTCGATACGCACTTCCATGTCCTCCAAGCCATGGGCGCCACCTACGAGCTCGGTGAGCGCTTCCGCTTCGATGCGCGCCAGCTGACCGGGGCCGACGTCTTCCTCGATGAGCCGAGCGTTACGGCCACGGAGAACGCGCTCATGGCGGCCGTTGCCGCCAAGGGGCGCACGGTACTGCGCAACGCGGCCAGTGAGCCCCATGTGCAGGATCTGGCGAACTTCCTTGTCGCCCTCGGCGCGCGCATCGAGGGGATCGGTTCGAACGTATACACGATCGAAGGCGGGCTGCCGCTCGGCGGCGCGACCCATGAGATCGGGCCCGATCACATCGAAGTGGGCTCGTTCATCGGCCTCGCTGCGGTGACACGGTCGGCGCTGCGCATCGAGCGCGCCGGGGTCGAGCATCTGCGCAGCACGCTGATGGGCTTCGAGCGGCTCGGCATCAGCTGCGAGATCGACGGCGATGATCTCGTGATCCCCGCTGAACAGTCACGGCGCATTCAGAGCGATCTCGGCGGCCACGTGCCCAAGCTCGAAGATCAGCCCTGGCCGGCGTTCCCCGCTGACGTGATGTCGATCGCCATTGTGACGGCCACGCAGTGCGAGGGGATGATCCTCTTCTTCGAAAAGATGTTCGAGTCGCGCCTCTACTTCACCGACAAGCTGGTCGGCATGGGTGCCCGCATCGTGCTCTGCGATCCGCATCGCGCCATCGTGAGCGGCCCGACGCGTCTGCGCGGTGGTACCGTCGAAAGCCCGGACATCCGGGCCGGTATGGCGATGCTGCTGGCAGCGCTCTGCGCCGAGGGCACGAGCACCATCAACAACGCGCAGCAGATCGAACGCGGCTACGAGCGGATCGAGCAGCGACTCGGGGCGCTGGGGGCGCGCATCAAGCGCGTGGAACTGAGCGCCCGCTGAGGAGCTGGGGATGACCGGTGCGCTGCCGCTGCTTGCCCAGGCCGAGCCCGTCCCCGGGCTGCCGGCCGGCGTGTCCGGGTGGACGACGACCCGGGCCAATGGCTCCTTCGGGTTGGGGTCGACCGAGCCGGTGGAGGCGGTCGTTGGGCGGTGGTCGGCGCTCCAGGCCGATCTGCGGACCCTCGGCGTGGAGCGATTGGCCTCCGCCCATCAGATCCATGGGGCCGACGTCACCGTGCACGCGGATGGCTGGCGCGGCTGGCTCCGGGGGCACGGCGTGGACGGGCACGTCACGACGGTGCCGGGGACGGCGCTCGCGGTGACGGTGGCCGACTGCACCCCGGTCCTGCTGGCGCACCCCGCCGGTGCGGTCGCGGCGCTGCACGCCGGGTGGCGCGGGACCGCGGCGCAGATTCTTCGGGTGGGCGTCGGGCTCTTCGCCCAGCTCGGATTCCCGGCTCACGAATGCGTGGTGCACCTCGGCCCCTCCATCTGCGGCCCCTGCTACGAAGTGGGGCCAGAAGTGCTGGAGGCGGTGACCGGCCGTCCAGCCCAGGGGAAGGGGTATCTCGATGTCCGCGCCGTCCTGGCGGAACAGGCACAGCGGCTGGGGGTCCCAGAGATCACGATCAGCGCATGGTGTACCCGGTGTCATAATGACCGATTTTACAGTCATCGGGCGGGCGATCCGGGGCGTCAGTTGGGCGTGATCGCGCTGGCATCCTCTTGACCAGCTTGTGTTTGGGGCCTAGGTTGCAAGACTGAGAAGGAACCTCTTCGTGACCTCGGCCGCTTCACGCGGCAGGAAGAAGTGTGGGGATGGCCCCCACACTTTTTTGTTCTCTGGGGGCTGATTCCGGCGCAATCCGGCGGCCGTCGGCGGGCTGGCATGAAGAAAACCGTACGGGAGACCTGCTGGTGGGTGAGTCAATCGAAGCCTTTGTCGCCAAAGAACTTGACCTGATCGGGTTTGATCTGGTCGAGCTGAAGCGCGGGGGCTCGCGGGCTCGCCCGGTCCTCGAGCTCCGGATCGATCGGCGCGACGGGGAAAAGGTCACCATCGACGACTGTGCACAGGTCTCGCGTGCCCTGGAGGCGCGCCTCGAGGCCGGTGCGATGGTTGGTGAGCAGTATGTATTGGAAGTGTCGTCGCCGGGGGCAGATCGCCCGCTGCGGCACGCGGCAGACTGGCGCCGGTTCGTGGGCCGGCATGCCGTCGTGACGAGCGGGCTGCTGGCTGGTGGCAAACAGGAAGTCGAGATCCTCGCCCTCAATGGTGAGGAAGGCGCCGAGGTCGCGCTCGTGCGGGACGGGAAGGGCCGGGAAGTCGCCGTGCCTCTTGCCGACGTCACGCAGGCGCGATTGGCGTTTCACTGGAAACGATAGGGGAGTCCTGATGGCCGGATCGGCGGAAATCCTCACGGCGCTTCGTGAGCTGTCGAATCTGAAGCAGATCACGCGCGAGGAGCTGCACATGCTTCTCCAGGACGGCATCCATGCCGCCCTGGCGAAGAAGCACGGCGCGAACGTCCAGGCGGAAGTCGAGATCGACGAAGCCAAGGGCGAGATCCGCATCGTGCTGCTCAAGACCGTCGTGGACGAGGTCACCGACGAGTCACGCGAAGTGACCGTCGAAGAGGCGCGCTTCATGGATCCCGAGTTCCAGGTCGGCG
This genomic interval carries:
- the murA gene encoding UDP-N-acetylglucosamine 1-carboxyvinyltransferase is translated as MSAVQFVVEGGQRLHGSIRPAGNKNAALPIVAAALLTDQPVQLRNVPRIRDIETLVELVRTTGASCEWTGTNELRIHARDVQAADLDPVLCARIRASILLAAPLLARCGTVTLSPPGGDVIGRRRLDTHFHVLQAMGATYELGERFRFDARQLTGADVFLDEPSVTATENALMAAVAAKGRTVLRNAASEPHVQDLANFLVALGARIEGIGSNVYTIEGGLPLGGATHEIGPDHIEVGSFIGLAAVTRSALRIERAGVEHLRSTLMGFERLGISCEIDGDDLVIPAEQSRRIQSDLGGHVPKLEDQPWPAFPADVMSIAIVTATQCEGMILFFEKMFESRLYFTDKLVGMGARIVLCDPHRAIVSGPTRLRGGTVESPDIRAGMAMLLAALCAEGTSTINNAQQIERGYERIEQRLGALGARIKRVELSAR
- the gatA gene encoding Asp-tRNA(Asn)/Glu-tRNA(Gln) amidotransferase subunit GatA gives rise to the protein MSLEHLARHTLADAWARYDAVQAGPDGLNAFLAVDRTGEHAAGRTAAVGPLAGVPVAVKDNLATHGLPTTCGSRVLEGYVSPFEATAVRKLREAGAVIIGKTNLDEFAMGSSTENSAYGPTRNPIDPTRVPGGSSGGSAVAVASGVVRIALGSETGGSVRQPAAFCGIVGIKPTYGRVSRYGLVAYASSLDHVGVFGATVAEAALGLEVIAGHDPFDSTSANRDVPAMQPRLEGDRPLAGLVIGKPVEYFPASLDARIAAQCERALDHYRALGAEVREVSLPSTDFAIPVYYILAPAEASSNLARYDGVRYGVRGHGHDLRSMYEATRSHGFGSEVTRRILLGTYVLSAGYYDAYYRRAQAVRSLITQEFAEVFASGVDVLFTPTAPSPAFRIGEVSDPYEMYLSDIFTVTANLAGIPAMSLPIGRLDGLPVGGQLMAPHFAEPTMLRVAAALEQALGAEAHQ
- the gatC gene encoding Asp-tRNA(Asn)/Glu-tRNA(Gln) amidotransferase subunit GatC — its product is MSVTPDDVRHVAALARLGLDEAHLPALVRELNGILGHMDVLQRVDISGVPLTPPDAAAPLRDDASAPMPLARAREAFAPAARDGFFLVPRLATHGDLGASEDA
- a CDS encoding ribosome maturation factor RimP; this encodes MAPTLFCSLGADSGAIRRPSAGWHEENRTGDLLVGESIEAFVAKELDLIGFDLVELKRGGSRARPVLELRIDRRDGEKVTIDDCAQVSRALEARLEAGAMVGEQYVLEVSSPGADRPLRHAADWRRFVGRHAVVTSGLLAGGKQEVEILALNGEEGAEVALVRDGKGREVAVPLADVTQARLAFHWKR
- a CDS encoding UvrD-helicase domain-containing protein, whose product is MTSMGWAGSLFDAVPAKPALDVDSLTRGLNPGQREAVMHDEGPALVLAGAGSGKTRVLTTRIARLIGDRGVAPHEVLAVTFTNKAAGEMKERIAKFLGHEPKGMWCGTFHALGARLLRGAAPIVGREQNFTIYDEDDTLGAVKRVMERRRLSTTQFAPKAVWSAISSAKNALVSPSEYARTARDTFATAVAGVYTDLEQALQQANAVTFDDLLVLPVRALETDEHLRGHYQRRFRYILVDEYQDTNAAQYRFVQLMGGMYRNVMVVGDDDQSIYGWRGADIRNILDFERDFPGARIVRLEENYRSTPNVLALANAVIAENTERRGKTLRATRPAGEPVTIVEALDERDEADFIADTILTCLAKSDLARRDCAVLYRTNAQSRAIEDAFRRRNIPYRLVGAVRFYDRREIRDLMAYLKLVANPADDEAFRRAVNVPKRGLGEATIALLAERAQAEGQSMLTMASRTDVLAEMRPAARTALGDFVGLVQRLRTAAVDAAVDELLRDLVEATRYAEHLRAEGPEGIERLENVREMIAGAAEVVADEGGEVGLTPLDHFLQSSTLVAGVDKLDPNADAVVCMTMHNAKGLEFPLVFVSGLEDGLFPLMRASEDPSQLEEERRLFYVGITRAEEKLYITSAEQRRRNGELMISMPSRFLKGILPSLAERGKTARAKAEGRGAFGGGYGGGYGGGYGSRRDDDSSWGKSSWSGGSRTGGGAGSAGKRPAGNYGSAGYGSSAGRDIPFGKAPVGGFSKPNRREEVPSPEDESQDAPAFRPGERVKHAKFGTGTIAELTGSGRDLKVRIDFDDEEIGRKTLVLAQAKLERGWD
- a CDS encoding zinc dependent phospholipase C family protein, whose amino-acid sequence is MTSPTDARRWPWWLSLLTACVGVVLLPRSAWAWTPGTHVFLGEAILRHLTLLPGQIAELLAAFPADFLYGSIAADTSIAKKYAEVGRHCHSWRVGLEIHDDAEPPHLRAFALGYLSHLAADVVAHNFYVPRQLAVTSSTTALGHSYWESRIDTHLGEPWPRKARELLFLDHSAADQHLDRILSPTLFGTPTNRRIFRGMVYVTDTESWQRIFQLISENSRWDLSDAEVGRYLARSFDYIVDLFQQWDRSEPFRFDPSGDEPLRQAKKVRRTARRQGGDVRAALEADRMFGMPSTPLTHAASLDTPLFLPRLPRA
- a CDS encoding polyphenol oxidase family protein, with the protein product MTGALPLLAQAEPVPGLPAGVSGWTTTRANGSFGLGSTEPVEAVVGRWSALQADLRTLGVERLASAHQIHGADVTVHADGWRGWLRGHGVDGHVTTVPGTALAVTVADCTPVLLAHPAGAVAALHAGWRGTAAQILRVGVGLFAQLGFPAHECVVHLGPSICGPCYEVGPEVLEAVTGRPAQGKGYLDVRAVLAEQAQRLGVPEITISAWCTRCHNDRFYSHRAGDPGRQLGVIALASS
- the gatB gene encoding Asp-tRNA(Asn)/Glu-tRNA(Gln) amidotransferase subunit GatB, with protein sequence MSATTWELVIGLEVHCQLKTRSKIFCGCATSFGDAPNANTCPVCLGLPGALPVLNAHAVELATRASLALGCTVHEASVFARKNYFYPDLPKGYQISQFDRPLATDGQVVIGTRPDGTPHAIRVHRVHMEEDAGKSVHDRFADWSAIDLNRAGTPLVEIVSEPDIRSAAEAGAYARRMKQILEYAEVSDANMEEGSLRVDVNISIRPHGSETLGTKTEIKNVNSFSAVEKAVEIEFARQVAVLEAGGTIEQQTMLYDDKRNQVRPARSKEGSHDYRYFPEPDLPPLRLTPAYIAAQQAALPELPNAKRARFASQYGLGDAEIEQLVASRALADRYEAMVAASGDPRRAANWLLGTVLAAVNASGVALEAHPVSVARLGALIKLEAAGDVSNTAARQLFTMLEQEDAEPLELAKRAGLLQVKDDSALIQWIEAVLAEHPAEAARFLGGEKKLQGVLVGLVMKKSGGAADPKKVNQLLASRAG